The genomic window ATAGTAAGTAGCCTTTAAACCGTATGTATAATCAGAACTCTTTTGATGATCTTCCCCCTCTAAATTTGTACAATCTATATCTTGCCACTCACCTGAAGGCTCTGCTGTCTGGTAATACCGATAACGACCTCCAGTACAGTTTAAGGTAGAGGAAGTATTATATTCAGGATAAAAATCTAGTCCTCTGAATGAAACTTTTTCAAAACTACTGTCTGTATATAAATTAAATTCAGTAGTAGTTCTATCCATTGAAACCCTCCAATTGTCAGTTTCCCAAAAAACAAGTGATAATTCTGTCTTAGTGCCGACTGCAAACCCTTGATAGTTTTGTTTAGCCAAATCAATTATTCTATCTGAATAAATTTCACACCCTGTGGGAATAAAAAATAATGAATCAAGATCATCTGGGTCATTTTGCATATTTGTTGTTTCACAAGATCTGAGATTCACTGATGTGTCATGAATCATCAGGAAAGGTCCCCAACTTGCCTCAAAAATCCAGAGATCAATTCCAAGTCCTTTACCAAAAAGAATAAACTTTGATTTCGTTAGTAAATCAAAATAGGGCCATGTTCCCCTTGTGTTAAAATACTCATACTGTGGAATTTTTGACATTTCGTTAGGTTTCAAAAAGTTAGCTAAGAATGATTCTGAACTTGAGTTAGCAATACTATGGTAATTTGCGTCGTTGTTTTCCTTTATGTATCTAACGGCACCACTTGTCACAGTTTGTCCGAACTCAGCAAAGGTCTGGCTATAAAACAGCTTTTTGAAAAAATATTCTTTGTGGTACTCAAGTGTAAAAGGAGACGACCTGATGTAGGTTGTTCCTCCGCTTAAGGTTGTCCCAACAGCCATAGACTTCAACGCATTCTCCATATCACCACTGCATTCCTGTTCAGCCCAACAATGCTGAACTTTTGAGGATGCTGGCCCTCTGAATCCTATCCCATCCGGTTCTAGAGCATCTGGAAAGAAAGGAATGTAGCCCTCATCTCCATACAAAGGAGAGGTCCAAAAGACCGGGAGCAAAAGCAGAAGAAATAGGATAACAGGCAGGAAGGATCTGGATCTCATAAGATCTCCAGTTTTTAAGACGGTTGGCCGAAGTTGTACTCGGGTGAAGAGACACAGCTGTGTGTGGGTCATGCAAGGGACTTTCCCCTATCGTTCGACAACTGCGGATCAGAAATGGTGGAAATTGAAATCGGGATGGTCTGATTGATGTGGCGAGTAGATTTTACAAAGAGACTGGACTGAAGCAGGAACGAAGTTTTGATGAAGAATCTTGTTCAAGAGATGTATGAGTGCACGAACTTATTTTTAAGGTTAAATCATTGAGGTCATTGAGTATTACTTTTTCTGGATTGTCATCAGAATACTCGCTAGAGGGATTTATGACAACACTTCGGCTGTAACCTACAGATACCTACAGTAACAGTTCGGTGAGTATGATGGTCTAACTAAAGGATTCAGACTTTTAGGTTGTTTTAGCCGGCTATCCTTTTTCGAACACAGGGATTTCAAACGACATTAAAAACTCTGCCTTCTGAACATTCCCCTAAAAGCTTCTCCTCATAATAAGACAACCTGCTCGACATCTGCATCATCCACAAACGTCAAAGTTCGCCTAAAGATTCGAAGATAAATTTAAATATAAATAATCGGTTGTCAGTCAAAAGTGGGGTCGAACTGGGACAGAAAATCCCGCCAAATGGTTGGGTATATGGTTGGGTAAATCAAAATCTGGGTGAGAACCAGAAAAGTGATAGGCTGGGTTAAATACTGATTTTACTGAGGAAAAGTGTGGTGGCGGGGGCAGGATTTGAACCTGCGACCTTCGGGTTATGAGACCGTCTGGTTACAAATCACCTTACTTACTCATAACTACCCCAAATATACTTAATTACCTTGTTTTTACTACTATAAAGAACTATTACCCCAAATTCAAAAGCTGAAATATTTACCCATATTTTCTACCTTTTTGGGTGGATAGATGGGTGGACAGAAAAAGTAGAACTTAAGGATAAAGAGCCAGGAAAAGGTCGATACAATCCATTTGCGAGTTGCTATTAAAGCTTGGCTGATACCATTGAGGTCTATCGCCGTTGCCAAAACCAATGTAGAAACAATGCATATTGTGACTATAAAAATAAATGGGTCTATTGAACCATGGGATCTAAGGCGAGACGATGCGGAATCGATTATTGCTCTCCATCTCTTTTACGGTAGTGAAGAATACCCCAGGCCAGGTAGTGACTGGCTTCAGCAGCAACCCAGTATTGAAGGCCCATAATCATTTTATCGAGATATTCAGTACTAATATCTCGCTTCAGCTCCTCGTAGCCTTCTTCTAACTTTTTCTTGACGCTAGCATAATGCGTTCCTAAATGCGCAGTCAGGTCTTGAGACTCAATTTCAGCAAGCCCATCTGCTTCAAGTAATTGGCGATACAGACTAAAGGAACCCATCGAATCCAAGCTTAAACGATCAAATACCGGTTGCAACACATCTGGTGGACAATCGTCAGCTTGCATCGGATCTGTAAAGATCAATTCACCATTGGGTTTGAGAACCCTCGCGATTTCTTGAATAACTTTGCATTTATCACCGCTATGTAAGAACGCATCTTGAGACCAAATAACATCGATACTATTGTCATCGGCAGGAATACTTTCGAAACTGCCATGAGTGACAGTCACCAAATGCTCCAGATCTTGCTGCCGGCTAAGCAATTGGTTGCGCGCATTTTGAACTTGGCTAAGATTGAGACAATTGACTTTACAACCAAAACTCTGCGCCAAATAACGCGCTGCTCCACCGTAGCCCGCACCTAAATCGAGGACGTTGACATTGGCATTCAACTCAAGTTTTGACGCCATGAGCGCAACAGTTTTACGGCTAGATTCAAAAATAGCCTGACCAGGCCCGTAGATACCGATGTGAATATCTTCCCCACCCCACACCCGCTCATAAAAAATGTCCGCGTCTGAACTATCATAGTAGGTTTCAGCGACAACCTCAGCTGCATTTCTATTCGTCATTTTTGATAAGCCTTATGTGCTACATGCGCAAAAAAGTCTGGTTCTTCATCTTGATAGGTTTCTTGGGAAACACCATAAGTTTCCATCTTGAATTAATATTGTATCACAACTAGCTAAAAAAATATTTTGGAGACT from SAR324 cluster bacterium includes these protein-coding regions:
- a CDS encoding methyltransferase domain-containing protein translates to MTNRNAAEVVAETYYDSSDADIFYERVWGGEDIHIGIYGPGQAIFESSRKTVALMASKLELNANVNVLDLGAGYGGAARYLAQSFGCKVNCLNLSQVQNARNQLLSRQQDLEHLVTVTHGSFESIPADDNSIDVIWSQDAFLHSGDKCKVIQEIARVLKPNGELIFTDPMQADDCPPDVLQPVFDRLSLDSMGSFSLYRQLLEADGLAEIESQDLTAHLGTHYASVKKKLEEGYEELKRDISTEYLDKMIMGLQYWVAAEASHYLAWGILHYRKRDGEQ